Proteins from a genomic interval of Gossypium hirsutum isolate 1008001.06 chromosome A09, Gossypium_hirsutum_v2.1, whole genome shotgun sequence:
- the LOC121206477 gene encoding wall-associated receptor kinase-like 1 — translation MYKVLKRKQKIMLKQKYFKRNGGLLLQQHLSSNEGNVEKIKLFTSKEMEKATDYYNENRILGQGGQGTVYKGMLIDGSIVAIKKSKMVEGKKFDEKKVEQFINEVIILSQINHRNVVKLLGCCLEAEVPLLVYEFIPNGTLYDLIRNQNEEIPLTWEMRLRIAIEIANALFYLHSAASTPIYHRDIKSSNILLDDKYRAKVSDFGTSRSVALEQTHLTTRVQGTFGYMDPEYFRSSQLTEKSDVYSFGVVLIELLTSQKPISAEQSEPVRSLISYFLDSMQENSLFNIIDPMVVKDGPEQEIIVVALLAKRCLNLNGKKRPTMKQVAMELELIKASGGNVIEDYGDEESEIDDMIHSWETNPSSSMSGTITTDSVTFPLNSSF, via the coding sequence ATGTACAAAGtccttaaaagaaaacaaaaaatcatGCTGAAGCAGAAATACTTCAAAAGGAATGGAGGTTTGTTACTGCAACAGCATTTGTCTAGCAATGAAGGTAACGTTGAAAAAATTAAGTTGTTTACTTCAAAAGAGATGGAAAAGGCCACGGATTATTATAATGAGAACAGAATCCTTGGTCAAGGAGGTCAAGGGACTGTTTATAAAGGAATGCTAATAGACGGAAGCATTGTGGCTATTAAGAAATCCAAAATGGTGGAAGgaaagaaatttgatgaaaagaagGTTGAACAGTTCATTAACGaggtaataattttatctcaaattAATCACAGGAATGTGGTTAAGCTTTTAGGGTGTTGTCTAGAAGCTGAAGTTCCTCTATTGGTGTATGAGTTCATCCCAAATGGTACATTATACGATCTCATTCGTAATCAAAATGAAGAAATACCATTGACATGGGAAATGCGTTTACGAATTGCGATCGAAATTGCCAATGCCTTGTTCTATTTGCATTCAGCTGCTTCTACTCCTATTTATCATCGAGACATCAAATCTAGTAACATACTTTTGGATGATAAATATAGGGCAAAAGTATCAGATTTTGGAACTTCAAGATCAGTTGCACTTGAACAAACACATCTAACCACTCGGGTGCAAGGAACTTTTGGATACATGGATCCCGAATATTTTCGATCAAGTCAATTGACAGAGAAAAGTGATGTTTATAGCTTTGGAGTTGTTCTTATTGAGCTTTTAACAAGTCAAAAACCCATCTCCGCAGAACAATCAGAGCCAGTGAGAAGCTTGATATCTTATTTTTTGGATTCAATGCAGGAGAATTCCTTGTTTAACATTATTGATCCAATGGTAGTAAAGGATGGTCCAGAACAGGAGATTATAGTAGTGGCTCTGCTAGCAAAAAGGTGCTTGAATCTTAACGGAAAGAAAAGACCCACCATGAAACAAGTAGCAATGgagctagagttgattaaagctTCAGGTGGAAATGTTATTGAAGACTATGGTGATGAAGAATCTGAAATAGATGACATGATCCATTCATGGGAGACCAATCCTAGTAGTTCAATGTCTGGGACAATTACAACCGACAGTGTAACTTTTCCATTAAATTCATCTTTCTAG